CGGTTTTTCCACCATATTGAGCAGGTTATTCTCCTCGTCCACCACACAGACGCCGTAAAGAGAAGGGTCCGGGACCACCTTGGCCAGGGCGGCGTAAGAATAGTGCTGCAACAGCGCCAGATCTTCGTGGGCAAACAGATCATCGCCGTTCATGGCCACAAAACGGCCCCTGATATGGGGCTGTGCCTGCAAAACGGCATGGCCGGTGCCTTTTTGCTCTCTCTGTTCCTGATAGATAAGGCGCATGCCGCGATACTGGTCGCCTAAAACCCGGCGGATCATGTCCTGACGGTAACCGACGATGAGGATGACCTCATCGAACAGCCCGTAAAGCTGGTCCAGGCTGTGCTCGATCAAAGGGCGGTTCATGATGGGCAGCAAAGGCTTTGGCCGAGTCAAAGTGAGGGGAAAGGTTCGAGTGCTCTTTCCCGCGACCATCAATACAGCTTGCATAACCTCCTCCAATCAGTGAAATGGCATCTTGCGTGGCTTAACAAGGCCAATATCACAATATATTTCATTAAGGCCTTCTTTACAAGTTTTTTTCCAGGATTTGCATCAAAAAGGCCGGCGTAAGAAAAAAGGGTTGATTTTTATTATGTTATATATTAAATTGTTCTAGGGTCATCCTTTTCCGGTCGATGCGGAGAAGCTAAA
The sequence above is a segment of the bacterium genome. Coding sequences within it:
- a CDS encoding NTP transferase domain-containing protein translates to MQAVLMVAGKSTRTFPLTLTRPKPLLPIMNRPLIEHSLDQLYGLFDEVILIVGYRQDMIRRVLGDQYRGMRLIYQEQREQKGTGHAVLQAQPHIRGRFVAMNGDDLFAHEDLALLQHYSYAALAKVVPDPSLYGVCVVDEENNLLNMVEKP